Proteins encoded in a region of the Perognathus longimembris pacificus isolate PPM17 chromosome 11, ASM2315922v1, whole genome shotgun sequence genome:
- the Klhdc8a gene encoding kelch domain-containing protein 8A, with the protein MEVPSVKDFHWKSLAPLPSRRVYCSLLESGGQVYAIGGCDDHGVPTDCFEVYSPEADQWTSLPPLPTARAGVAVTALGKRIMVIGGVGTSQLPLKVVEMYNIDEGKWKKRSTLREAAMGISVTAKDYRVYAAGGMGLDLRPHNHLQHYDMLKDMWVSLAPMPTPRYAATSFLRGSKIYVLGGRQSKYAVNAFEVFDIETRSWTKFPNIPCKRAFSSFVTLDNHLYSLGGLRQGRLYRQPKFLRTMDVFDMEQGGWLKMERSFFLKKRRADFVAGSLSGRIVVAGGLGNQPTVLETAEAFHPGKNRWEVLPAMPTPRCACSSIVIKNCLLAVGGVTQGLSDAVEALCVSDA; encoded by the exons ATGGAGGTGCCCAGCGTCAAGGACTTCCACTGGAAGAGCCTGGCGCCGCTGCCCAGCCGCCGGGTCTACTGCTCCCTGCTGGAGAGCGGGGGCCAGGTCTACGCCATCGGGGGCTGTGACGACCACGGCGTCCCCACGGACTGCTTCGAAGTCTACTCCCCGGAGGCCGACCAGTGGacctccctgccccccctgccCACGGCCCGCGCCGGGGTGGCCGTCACCGCCCTGGGGAAGCGCATCATGGTGATCGGGGGCGTGGGCACCAGCCAGCTGCCCCTGAAGGTCGTGGAGATGTACAATATCGACGAGGGCAAGTGGAAGAAGAGGAGCACGCTGCGCGAGGCGGCCATGGGCATCTCGGTCACGGCCAAAG ATTACCGAGTATATGCTGCAGGCGGGATGGGCCTGGACCTCCGTCCACACAACCACCTCCAACACTACGACATGCTCAAGGACATGTGGGTGTCACTGGCACCCATGCCCACCCCAAGATATGCCGCCACCTCCTTCCTCCGAGGCTCCAAGATCTACGTGCTGG GAGGACGACAGTCCAAGTATGCGGTCAATGCCTTTGAGGTCTTTGACATCGAGACTCGCTCGTGGACCAAGTTCCCCAACATTCCCTGCAAGCGGGCCTTCTCCAGCTTCGTGACCCTGGACAACCACTTGTATAGCCTGGGAGGCCTGCGGCAGGGTCGGCTGTATCGGCAACCCAAGTTCCTTCGGACGATGGATGTGTTTGACATGGAGCAAG GGGGATGGCTGAAGATGGAGCGCTCCTTCTTCCTCAAGAAGAGACGAGCAGATTTTGTGGCCGGCTCTCTGAGTGGCCGGATTGTCGTGGCAGGGGGACTTG GGAACCAACCCACCGTCCTGGAGACGGCGGAAGCCTTCCACCCGGGGAAGAACAGATGGGAGGTGCTCCCTGCCATGCCCACCCCCCGCTGTGCCTGCTCCAGCATCGTCATCAAGAACTGCCTCCTGGCCGTGGGGGGCGTCACGCAGGGTCTGAGCGATGCCGTCGAGGCCCTGTGCGTCTCTGACGCGTAG